A genomic stretch from Verrucomicrobiota bacterium includes:
- the lpxA gene encoding acyl-ACP--UDP-N-acetylglucosamine O-acyltransferase codes for MSIHPTAIIDPGARIGEGVTIGPYCVIGDGVEIGDGCWLQHHVTLCGPARIGPRNRFHAYASIGQQSQDLKYAGEPTFLEIGEQNCFREFVTVNRATAVGAVTRIGSFGNFLAYAHVAHDCQVSDHVIFSNNGTLAGHVRVDNHAVLGGLTAVHQFCRIGRHAITGGCSKIVQDVPPFMIADGNPAVIRGINQVGLERNGFAPETVRAIKEAYRILYRSNLNTKQALAELRATLEGVTEVQQLIEFIESSERGIIR; via the coding sequence ATGAGCATTCACCCGACTGCGATCATCGACCCCGGCGCCCGGATCGGCGAGGGGGTCACCATCGGACCTTATTGCGTGATCGGCGACGGCGTGGAAATCGGTGATGGTTGCTGGCTGCAACACCATGTGACCCTGTGCGGTCCCGCCAGGATCGGACCGCGAAACCGTTTTCATGCATACGCGTCGATCGGCCAGCAAAGCCAGGATCTGAAATATGCGGGCGAGCCGACTTTTCTGGAAATCGGCGAGCAGAACTGTTTCCGGGAATTTGTGACCGTTAACCGGGCCACGGCGGTCGGGGCGGTGACGCGCATCGGGTCGTTCGGCAATTTTCTGGCCTATGCGCATGTCGCGCACGACTGCCAAGTGTCGGATCACGTCATCTTTTCAAACAACGGAACCCTGGCGGGCCATGTCCGCGTGGACAATCACGCGGTGCTTGGCGGCCTGACGGCGGTTCACCAGTTTTGCCGGATCGGCCGGCACGCCATCACGGGCGGCTGTTCCAAGATCGTCCAGGATGTGCCGCCGTTCATGATTGCAGACGGAAACCCTGCGGTAATCCGCGGCATCAACCAGGTGGGGTTGGAGCGAAATGGGTTCGCCCCGGAAACGGTGCGGGCAATAAAAGAGGCTTATCGGATTCTGTACCGGTCGAACCTGAACACCAAGCAAGCGTTGGCTGAATTGCGGGCGACGCTCGAGGGGGTCACCGAGGTGCAACAGCTGATCGAATTCATCGAGAGCAGCGAGCGGGGGATCATCCGGTAA